The following are encoded in a window of Streptomyces sp. Go-475 genomic DNA:
- a CDS encoding FUSC family protein has product MRTRLRDRIAASDPGLLRLTAGLRTVGAIALTLAVLSLLRADVHHLVAGAMAAMVATFAIREKQLGAQAVTLALGLPVALASVSLGAVLNSRLVVGDVFFVVLIFCAVYGRRFGDRGTALGLIGFQVYFLSLFVGASVSALPVLCGAIALAFCSSAVMRFAVVPATPAGVLLRLRLAFRARLAQLVSAQLDLLDAGADEMDKALDAVREGTARLHETAMMIQARLEEGTPDESVARLVQRRIADAEVAAERLGLLLLSARSAERADTLTLHLPGAPAPSVGQPAVPDEATATLRRDLLALRTLVLRAGSGDAGTALAHVRNRLLGYRDEENLPPAPSAVQDVFRGIGEAARAVLGLRIALDGPQDESDDSPATARSREELDAEDAAIDGGEDAAQEEQETGLRRPTTRAAVQVAVGSTLAIVGGELLSTQRWYWAVLTCWIVFLNTASTGEILVKGYRRLLGTVFGVVAGIVLAGLVGRHTWTAFALVLVLIFAMFYVAPLSYTLMSLFVTAMLGLLYTLLHTYSLDVLVLRIEETALGAACGVVAAALVLPVRTDRRTNELLGTVLDRLAAVTEGAVGQLSGGPADELLDKARDLDQALADLRAATQPLTHPVTPLRARRHTARYVVALLETMRVPRADPGGDRRAAAHASLDRGGPATARGRRAHRAQHRDDRRPGRGRARRCRDRDRAEHRLAAGLRRRHAALRADHRPRAAASGAAGRGRGGPRPAAGRARGGAPAVTPGGRAGQKSVGSPLTSAMPRSSSVCRCRSLM; this is encoded by the coding sequence GTGCGGACACGACTGCGGGACCGGATCGCGGCCTCCGACCCCGGCCTGCTGCGCCTGACGGCCGGACTGCGGACGGTCGGCGCCATCGCCCTCACCCTGGCCGTGCTCTCCCTGCTCCGGGCCGACGTGCACCATCTCGTGGCGGGGGCGATGGCGGCGATGGTCGCCACCTTCGCCATCCGGGAGAAGCAGCTCGGCGCGCAGGCGGTGACCCTGGCGCTGGGGCTGCCGGTGGCGCTGGCGTCGGTGTCCCTGGGCGCGGTGCTGAACTCGCGTCTCGTCGTCGGTGACGTCTTCTTCGTCGTCCTGATCTTCTGCGCGGTCTACGGCCGCCGGTTCGGCGACCGCGGTACCGCGCTGGGGCTGATCGGCTTCCAGGTCTACTTCCTGTCCCTGTTCGTCGGCGCCAGCGTCTCGGCGCTGCCCGTGCTGTGCGGCGCCATCGCTCTGGCGTTCTGCTCCAGCGCCGTGATGCGGTTCGCGGTCGTGCCCGCCACCCCGGCGGGGGTGCTGCTGCGCCTGCGGCTGGCCTTCCGGGCCCGGCTGGCGCAGCTGGTGTCCGCGCAGCTCGATCTGCTCGACGCCGGCGCGGACGAGATGGACAAGGCGCTCGACGCCGTGCGCGAGGGCACCGCGCGGCTGCACGAGACGGCGATGATGATCCAGGCGCGGCTGGAGGAGGGCACGCCCGACGAGTCGGTGGCGCGGCTGGTGCAGCGCAGGATCGCGGACGCCGAGGTCGCCGCCGAGCGGCTGGGTCTGCTGCTGCTGTCGGCCCGCAGCGCCGAACGGGCCGACACGCTGACCCTGCACCTGCCGGGCGCGCCCGCGCCGTCGGTGGGGCAGCCGGCCGTGCCGGACGAGGCCACCGCCACGCTCCGTCGTGATCTGCTGGCGCTGCGCACGCTCGTGCTGCGGGCGGGCAGCGGTGACGCGGGCACCGCGCTGGCCCATGTGCGCAACCGGCTGCTCGGCTACCGGGACGAGGAGAACCTGCCGCCCGCCCCGAGCGCCGTCCAGGACGTCTTCCGGGGCATCGGCGAGGCCGCGCGGGCGGTGCTGGGGCTGCGGATCGCGCTGGACGGCCCGCAGGACGAGTCGGACGACTCCCCCGCCACGGCCCGCTCCCGCGAGGAGCTGGACGCGGAGGACGCCGCGATCGACGGCGGCGAGGACGCGGCGCAGGAGGAGCAGGAGACGGGTCTGCGGCGGCCCACCACGCGCGCGGCCGTGCAGGTCGCCGTCGGGTCGACGCTGGCCATCGTGGGCGGCGAGCTGCTGTCCACGCAGCGCTGGTACTGGGCCGTGCTGACGTGCTGGATCGTTTTCCTCAACACCGCCTCGACGGGCGAGATCCTGGTCAAGGGCTACCGGCGGCTGCTGGGCACGGTGTTCGGGGTGGTGGCCGGCATCGTGCTGGCCGGTCTGGTCGGGCGGCACACCTGGACGGCGTTCGCGCTGGTCCTGGTGCTGATCTTCGCGATGTTCTACGTGGCGCCGCTGTCGTACACGCTGATGTCGTTGTTCGTCACCGCGATGCTGGGGCTGCTGTACACGCTGCTGCACACCTACAGCCTCGACGTGCTCGTGCTGCGGATCGAGGAGACGGCGCTCGGCGCGGCCTGCGGGGTGGTCGCCGCGGCGCTGGTGCTGCCGGTGCGGACGGACCGCCGGACGAACGAGCTGCTCGGCACCGTGCTGGACCGGCTGGCCGCCGTCACGGAGGGGGCGGTCGGCCAGCTCAGCGGCGGGCCCGCGGACGAGCTGCTGGACAAGGCGCGCGACCTGGACCAGGCGCTGGCCGACCTGCGGGCCGCCACCCAGCCGCTGACCCACCCGGTCACGCCGCTGCGGGCCCGGCGCCACACCGCCCGGTACGTGGTGGCGCTGCTGGAGACGATGCGCGTACCACGCGCGGACCCTGGCGGCGACCGCCGAGCTGCTGCCCACGCATCCCTCGATCGCGGCGGACCCGCGACTGCGCGGGGCCGCCGGGCGCACCGTGCGCAACATCGGGACGATCGCCGCCCGGGTCGCGGACGAGCACGCCGGTGCCGAGATCGAGACCGGGCCGAGCATCGCCTCGCTGCTGGGCTCCGACGCCGGCACGCCGCGCTACGGGCGGATCACCGACCGCGTGCTGCGGCATCTGGAGCGGCTGGACGAGGCCGTGGTGGGCCTCGCCCGGCCGCTGGGCGTGCCCGTGGCGGCGCCCCGGCAGTGACGCCCGGGGGCCGCGCCGGTCAGAAGTCGGTGGGCAGCCCGCTCACCTCGGCGATGCCCCGCAGCTCCTCGGTCTGCCGGTGCCGTTCCTTGATGTAG
- a CDS encoding DUF1206 domain-containing protein: MDTSALAQGRFRARRAARGSVTEGAARAGLAARGVIYLLVGALALQIAFGDTGEQADRGGALAELSQKPFGAVLLWALGIGLVGMALWRLSEALFGSVGQDGRSARKRLLATVRFAFYVFVAYSVLSFAMSRDQSGGGSSDRQSRDATARVLEIPAGQWLVGAAGIAIIAAGGWIGVRAVLRKYHDKLRLGQMSHRTRQLVDVTGVAGGAARGLVFAMAGVFAVRAAVDYAPDRAKGLDDTLRSFADTPLGPWLLVCVAAGLVLFGVFSFAMARWRRV, from the coding sequence ATGGACACGAGTGCGTTGGCACAAGGTCGGTTCCGGGCCCGGCGAGCGGCGCGGGGTTCGGTGACCGAGGGGGCGGCCCGGGCGGGACTCGCCGCCCGGGGCGTGATCTATCTGCTCGTCGGTGCCCTGGCCCTGCAGATCGCCTTCGGCGACACCGGCGAGCAGGCCGACCGCGGGGGAGCACTGGCGGAACTGTCGCAGAAGCCGTTCGGCGCGGTGCTGCTGTGGGCGCTGGGCATCGGGCTCGTCGGCATGGCCCTGTGGCGGCTGTCCGAGGCGCTCTTCGGCTCCGTCGGGCAGGACGGCCGCAGCGCCCGCAAGCGGCTGCTGGCGACGGTCCGCTTCGCCTTCTACGTCTTCGTCGCCTACTCCGTGCTGTCCTTCGCGATGAGCCGCGACCAGAGCGGCGGCGGCTCCAGCGACCGGCAGTCCCGGGACGCCACCGCCAGGGTCCTGGAGATTCCCGCCGGCCAGTGGCTGGTCGGCGCGGCCGGGATCGCGATCATCGCCGCGGGCGGCTGGATCGGCGTACGGGCGGTGCTGCGCAAGTACCACGACAAGCTCCGGCTGGGACAGATGAGCCACCGCACCCGGCAGCTGGTGGACGTCACCGGCGTGGCCGGCGGCGCCGCCCGCGGGCTCGTCTTCGCCATGGCCGGCGTCTTCGCGGTACGCGCCGCCGTCGACTACGCACCCGACCGGGCCAAGGGCCTGGACGACACCCTGCGCAGCTTCGCTGACACCCCGCTCGGCCCCTGGCTGCTGGTCTGCGTCGCGGCCGGGCTCGTGCTGTTCGGTGTGTTCTCCTTCGCCATGGCCCGCTGGCGACGCGTCTGA
- a CDS encoding ANTAR domain-containing protein: protein MSTAGRTTDDDGELERLRAQVRDLRARARAYPLISQAQGMLRERYELPDGESAFALMQRASQRYNVKLRTLAGVLVTAPRPDGREQLWFPRRVRQPEPELTFTTAHRSGSGSRGAVLKAVLNRTLEVTGTDMGNVQLPDRASGGLRIEEHTGLTPDFIDFFAHVGEDGTACAKAARDLAQVTVREVESDPVFTEPARRAILAAGSRACHSVPLTTASGLCVGMVSAHLDRPLRGLTAAQTKTLGTMGAEAGRWLAWHDRTVVLDALEYLHALGRSGRGSRLRRS from the coding sequence ATGTCGACAGCGGGGCGGACGACCGACGACGACGGCGAGCTGGAGCGCCTGCGCGCCCAGGTGCGCGACCTGCGGGCCCGGGCCCGCGCGTACCCGCTGATCTCACAGGCGCAGGGCATGCTCCGGGAGCGGTACGAGCTGCCCGACGGGGAGAGCGCCTTCGCGCTGATGCAGCGGGCGTCCCAGCGGTACAACGTCAAGCTGCGGACGCTGGCGGGCGTCCTGGTCACCGCACCGCGCCCCGACGGCAGGGAGCAGCTGTGGTTCCCGCGCCGCGTCCGGCAGCCGGAACCGGAGCTGACCTTCACCACGGCCCACCGCTCCGGCTCGGGCAGCCGCGGTGCCGTGCTGAAGGCCGTGCTGAACCGCACGCTTGAGGTGACCGGCACCGACATGGGCAACGTCCAGCTCCCCGACCGGGCCAGCGGCGGCCTGCGCATCGAGGAGCACACCGGGCTCACACCCGACTTCATCGACTTCTTCGCCCACGTCGGCGAGGACGGCACGGCCTGCGCGAAGGCCGCCCGGGACCTCGCCCAGGTCACCGTGCGGGAGGTGGAGAGCGACCCGGTGTTCACCGAGCCCGCCCGGCGGGCCATCCTCGCGGCCGGCAGCAGGGCCTGCCACAGCGTCCCGCTGACGACCGCGTCCGGGCTGTGCGTCGGCATGGTCTCGGCCCACCTGGACCGGCCCCTCCGCGGCCTGACGGCGGCCCAGACCAAGACCCTCGGCACCATGGGCGCAGAAGCGGGCCGCTGGCTCGCCTGGCACGACCGCACGGTGGTCCTGGACGCCCTGGAGTACCTGCACGCCCTGGGCCGCTCCGGCCGGGGCTCACGACTGCGGCGGTCCTGA
- a CDS encoding DUF5133 domain-containing protein has translation MLRPHPAVLRRLVDEYEALTAAEGARGPAEQNPRARDLAYTLCVSTGTRDVRRALEAARQWLAAAPAPAAETAPLAAAQHVPVTENA, from the coding sequence ATGCTGAGGCCCCATCCAGCCGTGCTGCGCCGCCTGGTCGACGAGTACGAGGCGCTGACGGCCGCCGAGGGCGCGCGCGGACCGGCCGAGCAGAACCCGCGGGCACGCGACCTGGCGTACACGCTGTGCGTGTCCACCGGCACCCGGGACGTCCGGCGCGCCCTGGAGGCAGCTCGCCAGTGGCTCGCGGCCGCACCCGCACCGGCCGCCGAGACCGCTCCCCTGGCCGCCGCACAGCACGTCCCGGTCACGGAGAACGCCTGA
- a CDS encoding RNA polymerase sigma factor SigF → MLIETPTNRPGTPETPTTASRRRHDDAPDTAALFARMAELEEGPEREAVRDELVTLWLPMAHRIAGRFRDRGESIEDLRQVAALGLVKAIDRFDPSRGAFESYAVPTITGEVKRHFRDRMWALRVPRRVQELRNKVRVARRELTQNPGSPEPSVADIATHTGLTEEEVSAGLEALDSFSTLSLDAELSADDDGYSLADTLGAADSSFDTVVDRESAKEGLRRLPERERAILYMRFFEDMTQSRIADRLGISQMHVSRLISRSCARVRDEVLGQRTGNRGTGGTSTTA, encoded by the coding sequence ATGCTCATCGAAACGCCCACCAACCGTCCCGGCACGCCCGAAACGCCGACCACCGCCTCGCGGCGGCGCCACGACGACGCCCCCGACACCGCGGCCCTGTTCGCCCGTATGGCGGAGCTGGAGGAGGGTCCCGAGCGGGAAGCCGTCCGCGACGAGCTCGTCACGCTGTGGCTCCCCATGGCCCACCGCATCGCCGGCCGCTTCCGCGACCGCGGAGAGTCGATCGAGGACCTCCGTCAGGTGGCCGCCCTGGGACTCGTCAAGGCCATCGACCGGTTCGACCCGAGCCGGGGTGCCTTCGAGAGCTACGCCGTGCCCACCATCACCGGCGAGGTCAAGCGTCACTTCCGGGACCGCATGTGGGCCCTGCGAGTCCCCCGCCGGGTGCAGGAACTGCGCAACAAGGTGCGGGTGGCCCGCCGTGAACTGACCCAGAACCCGGGCAGCCCCGAGCCCTCCGTGGCGGACATCGCCACCCACACCGGCCTCACCGAGGAAGAGGTCAGCGCCGGGCTCGAGGCCCTGGACAGCTTCAGCACCCTGTCGCTGGACGCCGAGCTCTCGGCCGACGACGACGGCTACAGCCTCGCCGACACCCTCGGCGCGGCCGACTCGTCCTTCGACACCGTCGTCGACCGCGAGTCCGCCAAGGAGGGCCTGCGCCGCCTGCCGGAACGCGAGCGGGCCATCCTCTACATGCGGTTCTTCGAGGACATGACCCAGAGCCGCATCGCCGACCGCCTCGGCATCTCCCAGATGCACGTCTCCCGCCTCATCAGCCGCAGCTGCGCCCGCGTGCGCGACGAGGTCCTGGGGCAGCGGACGGGCAACCGGGGCACCGGCGGCACCTCCACCACGGCCTGA
- a CDS encoding ATP-binding protein gives MCEEHMIESVFEPPGANRARPCKPAEARRAVERAVAERCRATHTPCDADALSDALLVASELTTNAILHGGGVTDFQVDIDGPGVRVSVSDRSDELPVTPPRADPHGRLRHGGHGWPIVCRLSRDVRVSDLPAGGKCITAVVPLS, from the coding sequence ATGTGCGAGGAGCACATGATCGAATCCGTATTCGAGCCGCCCGGCGCGAACCGGGCCCGGCCGTGCAAACCCGCCGAGGCGCGCCGGGCGGTGGAGCGCGCCGTGGCCGAACGGTGCCGTGCCACCCACACCCCGTGCGACGCGGACGCCCTGTCCGACGCGCTGCTCGTGGCCTCGGAGCTGACCACCAACGCGATCCTGCACGGCGGCGGCGTCACCGACTTCCAGGTGGACATCGACGGCCCCGGCGTGCGCGTCTCGGTGAGCGACCGCAGCGACGAACTGCCCGTGACCCCGCCCCGCGCCGATCCGCACGGACGGCTGCGGCACGGCGGCCACGGCTGGCCCATCGTCTGCCGGCTCTCCCGCGACGTCCGCGTGTCGGACCTGCCCGCCGGCGGCAAGTGCATCACCGCCGTCGTACCCCTGTCCTGA
- a CDS encoding ornithine decarboxylase, translating to MTVDHTEAPVLEALEAYRCKGHLSFTPPGHKQARGADPEVREVLGDAVFLGDVLASGGLDDRLTRGRVLRRAQELMADAVHAEHTFFSTCGSSLSVKAAMLSVAGPHEKLLIGRDAHKSVVAGLIISGIEPVWVEPRWDAERHLAHPPSAEDFDRAFEAHPDARGALITSPTPYGGCADLRAVAEVCHRRSRPLIVDEAWGAHLPFHPDLPSWAMDAGADICVTSIHKMGSGLEQGSVFHLQGDLVPPALLGMRADLLGTTSPSSLIFAGLDGWRRQMALHGKELMGGALDLAAEVRAAIEGIDGLHVNGRDDFCGPGLSDDLDPLPGVIDLTGLGITGFQAADWLREHRHIDAHLVDHRRIGAQITHGDDRETTGELLEALRDLARAARDLPRAPRVEVPSPAGLRMEQAVLPRDAFFGPAEDVPVARAAGRVAAEMITPYPPGIPAVLPGERLTEPVLAYLRTGLEAGMHLPDPTDPELETIRVVAEQTR from the coding sequence ATGACAGTCGACCACACCGAAGCACCGGTCCTGGAAGCCCTGGAGGCGTACCGCTGCAAGGGGCATCTGTCGTTCACGCCGCCGGGGCACAAGCAGGCCCGCGGCGCCGACCCGGAGGTCCGCGAGGTCCTCGGTGACGCGGTGTTCCTGGGGGACGTGCTCGCCTCGGGCGGTCTGGACGACCGGCTCACCCGGGGCCGGGTGCTGCGGCGCGCGCAGGAGCTGATGGCCGACGCGGTGCACGCGGAGCACACGTTCTTCAGCACGTGCGGGAGTTCCCTGTCGGTGAAGGCGGCGATGCTGTCGGTGGCGGGGCCGCACGAGAAGCTGCTGATCGGGCGTGATGCCCACAAGTCGGTGGTGGCGGGGCTGATCATCTCCGGTATCGAGCCGGTCTGGGTCGAGCCCCGCTGGGACGCCGAGCGGCATCTGGCCCATCCGCCGTCCGCCGAGGACTTCGACCGGGCCTTCGAGGCCCATCCGGACGCGCGGGGCGCCCTGATCACGAGCCCCACGCCGTACGGCGGCTGCGCGGATCTGCGGGCGGTCGCCGAGGTGTGCCACCGGCGCTCGCGGCCGCTGATCGTGGACGAGGCCTGGGGCGCGCATCTGCCGTTCCATCCCGACCTGCCGTCCTGGGCGATGGACGCGGGCGCGGACATCTGTGTGACCAGCATCCACAAGATGGGCAGCGGTCTGGAGCAGGGTTCCGTCTTCCACCTCCAGGGCGACCTGGTCCCGCCGGCGCTGCTGGGGATGCGGGCCGATCTGCTGGGCACCACGAGCCCGTCGTCGCTGATCTTCGCGGGCCTGGACGGCTGGCGGCGGCAGATGGCGCTGCACGGCAAGGAGCTGATGGGCGGGGCGCTGGACCTCGCGGCCGAGGTGCGGGCCGCCATCGAGGGGATCGACGGGCTGCACGTCAACGGCCGGGACGACTTCTGCGGCCCGGGGCTGTCCGACGACCTCGACCCGCTGCCGGGCGTCATCGACCTCACGGGGCTGGGCATCACGGGCTTCCAGGCGGCGGACTGGCTGCGCGAGCACCGGCACATCGACGCGCATCTGGTGGACCACCGCCGTATCGGCGCGCAGATCACCCATGGCGACGACCGGGAGACGACCGGGGAACTGCTGGAGGCGCTGCGGGACCTCGCGCGCGCCGCGCGGGACCTGCCCCGGGCGCCGCGGGTGGAGGTGCCGTCGCCGGCGGGGCTGCGGATGGAGCAGGCGGTGCTGCCCCGCGACGCGTTCTTCGGCCCGGCCGAGGACGTGCCGGTGGCGCGGGCGGCGGGACGGGTCGCGGCGGAGATGATCACGCCGTATCCCCCGGGCATCCCGGCGGTCCTTCCCGGCGAGCGCCTCACGGAGCCGGTGCTGGCGTATCTGCGCACGGGGCTGGAGGCGGGCATGCACCTCCCCGACCCGACGGACCCGGAGTTGGAGACGATCCGGGTGGTCGCGGAGCAGACGCGGTGA
- a CDS encoding cyclic nucleotide-binding domain-containing protein — translation MTKAIKLLTALPPPQRERLMALSREVSFAEDARIFEADGTADRFWVIRSGAVSLDQQVNSLQRVTVANLGAGDLLGWSWLFPPYTWDFGAVAFSPVRAYEFDAGAVLRLCEEDPQLGLTLVRNVAEVLAHRLEMTRGKLMEQYTLHRRGAL, via the coding sequence ATGACCAAAGCGATCAAACTCCTGACCGCCCTGCCTCCGCCCCAGCGCGAGCGCCTGATGGCACTCAGCCGGGAGGTGTCCTTCGCCGAGGACGCCCGGATCTTCGAGGCGGACGGCACGGCCGACCGCTTCTGGGTCATCCGCTCCGGCGCCGTCTCCCTGGACCAGCAGGTCAACTCGCTGCAACGGGTCACCGTGGCCAACCTGGGCGCCGGCGACCTGCTCGGCTGGTCCTGGCTGTTCCCGCCCTACACCTGGGACTTCGGGGCGGTGGCGTTCAGCCCGGTGCGGGCGTACGAGTTCGACGCGGGGGCCGTGCTGCGGCTGTGCGAGGAGGATCCGCAGCTGGGGCTCACGCTGGTGCGGAACGTCGCCGAGGTGCTCGCGCACCGGCTGGAGATGACCCGGGGCAAGCTGATGGAGCAGTACACGCTGCACCGGCGCGGGGCGCTGTGA
- a CDS encoding MFS transporter, whose product MDTSESTTGQRDPEAEAPKRRGWRRWAMDTRPLRRPAYRRLWVSTIVTAVGSQLTAVAVPKQIYDITGSSAWVGAASMAGFVPLVVFALWGGAIADTMDRRKLLLITNSGIAVTSLLFWLQAFAGLESVAALMVLLALQQAFWGLNAPARNASIARLVPAGELPAANALGSTVMQTGQVAGPLLAGALIPVVGLPELYLIDALALCVTVWAVYRLPSLPPLAGTALRRAGVKEIAAGFRYISGHTVLLLSFLADIVAMVLGMPRALFPQLAAQTYAPYGEGLALGLLFAAIPIGAVLGGLFSGTFSRARRHGLMVIGAVVVWGVAITGFGLSSSLWVAVAFLVVAGVADMVSMVFRGVILLSAATDEMRGRMQGVFTVVVAGGPRLADVLHGTAGSAFGPRTAVAGGGLLVVFVMLALAAAVPALRRYRV is encoded by the coding sequence GTGGACACGAGTGAGAGCACGACCGGACAGCGGGATCCCGAGGCGGAGGCGCCGAAGCGGCGCGGCTGGCGCCGCTGGGCCATGGACACGCGCCCGCTGCGCCGCCCCGCCTACCGGCGGCTGTGGGTCTCGACGATCGTCACGGCCGTCGGCAGCCAGCTCACCGCCGTCGCCGTGCCCAAGCAGATCTACGACATCACGGGCTCCTCCGCCTGGGTGGGCGCGGCGAGCATGGCGGGCTTCGTGCCCCTGGTCGTGTTCGCGCTGTGGGGCGGGGCGATCGCCGACACCATGGACCGGCGCAAGCTGTTGCTGATCACCAACAGCGGCATCGCCGTCACCTCGCTGCTGTTCTGGCTCCAGGCCTTCGCGGGCCTGGAGTCGGTGGCCGCGCTCATGGTGCTGCTCGCGCTGCAGCAGGCCTTCTGGGGCCTGAACGCACCGGCCCGCAACGCCTCCATCGCCCGGCTGGTCCCGGCCGGCGAGCTCCCCGCGGCCAACGCCCTCGGCTCGACCGTGATGCAGACCGGCCAGGTGGCCGGGCCCCTGCTCGCCGGTGCCCTCATCCCCGTCGTCGGCCTGCCCGAGCTGTACCTCATCGACGCCCTGGCGCTGTGCGTCACGGTGTGGGCGGTGTACCGGCTGCCGTCGTTGCCGCCCCTGGCCGGCACGGCGCTCCGGCGCGCGGGCGTGAAGGAGATCGCGGCCGGTTTCCGCTACATCTCCGGGCACACCGTGCTGCTGCTGTCCTTCCTCGCCGACATCGTCGCCATGGTCCTCGGCATGCCCCGAGCCCTCTTCCCGCAGCTCGCCGCGCAGACCTACGCCCCGTACGGCGAGGGGCTCGCGCTGGGCCTGCTGTTCGCGGCGATCCCCATCGGCGCGGTGCTCGGCGGACTGTTCTCCGGCACCTTCTCCCGGGCCCGGCGGCACGGCTTGATGGTCATCGGGGCGGTCGTCGTCTGGGGCGTGGCCATCACCGGCTTCGGACTGAGCTCCAGCCTGTGGGTCGCGGTGGCGTTCCTCGTCGTCGCCGGGGTGGCCGACATGGTCTCGATGGTCTTCCGCGGGGTGATCCTGCTGTCCGCCGCCACCGACGAGATGCGGGGACGCATGCAGGGCGTCTTCACCGTCGTCGTGGCGGGCGGCCCGCGCCTGGCCGACGTGCTGCACGGCACCGCGGGCTCCGCCTTCGGCCCCCGCACCGCCGTCGCGGGCGGCGGACTGCTGGTCGTCTTCGTGATGCTGGCCCTGGCCGCCGCGGTACCGGCGCTGCGCCGCTACCGGGTCTGA
- a CDS encoding LysE/ArgO family amino acid transporter has product MTSTFTAGAAGFGTGLSLIVAIGAQNAFVLRQGIRRQAVLAVVGICALSDALLIALGVGGVGAVVVTWPGALTAVGWIGGAFLLGYGALAARRVFRPDGGALRTEGEAAGSARRAVLTCLAMTWLNPHVYLDTVFLLGSVAADHGPLRWTFGLGAVLASLCWFTALGFGARLLGRFLAKPAAWRVLDGLVAATMIVLGALLIIGS; this is encoded by the coding sequence ATGACCAGCACCTTCACCGCCGGGGCCGCGGGTTTCGGCACCGGCCTGTCCCTCATCGTCGCCATCGGCGCCCAGAACGCCTTCGTCCTGCGCCAGGGGATCCGCCGCCAGGCCGTCCTCGCCGTCGTCGGCATCTGCGCCCTGTCCGACGCCCTGCTCATCGCGCTCGGGGTCGGCGGGGTCGGCGCGGTGGTGGTGACCTGGCCGGGCGCCCTGACGGCCGTGGGCTGGATCGGCGGCGCGTTCCTGCTCGGCTACGGCGCCCTGGCGGCCCGCCGGGTGTTCCGGCCGGACGGCGGCGCGCTGCGCACGGAGGGGGAGGCGGCCGGATCGGCGCGCCGGGCCGTGCTGACCTGCCTGGCGATGACCTGGCTCAACCCGCACGTCTACCTCGACACGGTGTTCCTGCTCGGGTCCGTCGCCGCCGACCACGGCCCGCTGCGCTGGACCTTCGGCCTCGGCGCCGTACTGGCGAGCCTGTGCTGGTTCACCGCCCTCGGCTTCGGCGCGCGGCTGCTCGGCCGGTTCCTCGCCAAGCCCGCCGCCTGGCGCGTCCTGGACGGCCTGGTGGCCGCCACCATGATCGTGCTGGGTGCCCTGCTGATCATCGGAAGCTGA
- a CDS encoding LysR family transcriptional regulator ArgP: MMTDLPLDQVRTLLAVVDEGTFDAAAAALHVTPSAVSQRVKALEQRTGRVLLLRTKPVRPTESGEVLVRLARQVARLERDAYAELGLSGAGEPTRVSVAVNADSLATWFLPVLSRVPEELRLCFELRREDEDHTAALLREGVVMAAVTSSPDPVPGCSVRALGRMRYLPVAAPGFAARRLGGPLEEVLPGAPVVAFDRRDDFQDDFVRRLTRGRSNASALRHYVPTSEGFAAAVTAGLGWGLLPEAQAEPLLRGGRLVPLAEDRATDVPLYWQQWKLDSPALQQVAQAVTATAAEALRP; encoded by the coding sequence ATGATGACGGATCTCCCGCTGGACCAGGTGCGGACCCTGCTCGCCGTCGTGGACGAGGGGACGTTCGACGCGGCGGCGGCCGCGCTGCACGTGACGCCGTCGGCGGTCAGCCAGCGCGTGAAGGCCCTGGAGCAGCGCACCGGACGGGTCCTGCTGCTGCGGACCAAGCCGGTGCGGCCGACGGAGTCGGGCGAGGTGCTGGTGCGGCTGGCCCGCCAGGTGGCCCGGCTGGAGCGCGACGCGTACGCGGAACTCGGCCTGAGCGGCGCCGGGGAGCCGACGCGGGTGTCGGTGGCGGTGAACGCGGACTCGCTGGCCACCTGGTTCCTCCCCGTGCTCAGCCGCGTGCCGGAGGAGCTGCGGCTCTGCTTCGAGCTGCGCCGGGAGGACGAGGACCACACGGCGGCACTGCTGCGGGAGGGGGTGGTGATGGCGGCGGTGACCTCGTCACCGGATCCCGTGCCGGGCTGTTCGGTACGGGCTCTCGGGCGGATGCGCTACCTCCCGGTGGCCGCGCCCGGCTTCGCCGCCCGGCGGCTCGGCGGCCCTCTGGAGGAGGTGCTGCCCGGCGCTCCCGTGGTGGCCTTCGACCGGCGGGACGACTTCCAGGACGACTTCGTCCGCCGGCTCACCCGGGGGCGGAGCAACGCGAGCGCGCTGCGGCACTACGTGCCGACCTCGGAGGGTTTCGCCGCGGCCGTCACGGCCGGACTGGGCTGGGGCCTGCTGCCCGAGGCCCAGGCGGAGCCCCTGCTGCGCGGCGGCAGGCTCGTCCCGCTCGCCGAGGACCGGGCCACCGACGTGCCGCTGTACTGGCAGCAGTGGAAGCTCGACTCGCCCGCGCTCCAGCAGGTGGCCCAGGCGGTGACGGCGACCGCCGCGGAGGCGCTGCGGCCTTGA